In a single window of the Antennarius striatus isolate MH-2024 chromosome 3, ASM4005453v1, whole genome shotgun sequence genome:
- the LOC137592554 gene encoding eosinophil peroxidase-like, producing MKWVLPLIAAGLYLGYLYLGLQSHVDEKPNLTRDVIEKAVMKAKAIVDSAYEYSRKECIKRVKKNAAKPSDILLLMKQPVGRTRTAVRAADYMNNAVNFIRASLGKHHKCSINATDIISEEDLQVISDLSGCTGERRLPSCKTIPNLDRFRTITGVCNNRKNTLYGSANIPLTRWLLPEYQDKISLPRGWDPERRVKGELLPLVREVSNQIIRTANDDIENDPHFNFLLTIFAQWIDHDLTLTPHSPVIRSYGNSIDCETSCDRTEPCFPIPIPSNDPRFGRNSDECIPFFRSAPACGSDNTGHVFDGITVRQQMNALTAFIDASQVYGSVDVKARSLRDLTSDKGLLKVNDKYNDNGREFLPFSPMDANMCATRVAITNISNAKEVPCFFAGDERVDENIALTSLHTLFLREHNRLAHALARLNPHWDGERLYQEARKIMGAYFQVIIFRDFLPPIVGPEIFATKLATYPGYDENVDASISNVFATAAFRFAHLMIQPFIFRLNEQYNEDPNFPTILLHRAFFTPWRAIFEDGVDPVLRGLLVRQAKLNTQDQMMHDELRDRLFEFTSETALDLASLNIQRGRDHGIPGYRKWRKFCGLSQPSNFKQLKKVLNNGHLARRLLDFYGTPTNIDVWLGGMAEPFVPGGRVGPLFACIITTQFQMIRDGDRLWWENPGVFTEDQRNSLKETSLARLICDNTGITKVPLDPFKHSDPSTFTDCNRIPAFDLSPWEEDYRRRR from the exons ATGAAGTGGGTTTTGCCCCTCATAGCTGCAGGTCTTTACCTGGGTTACCTTTACCTGGGTTTGCAAAGTCATGTTGATGAAA AACCAAATTTGACAAGAGACGTCATTGAAAAAGCTGTGATGAAAGCCAAAGCCATTGTGGACTCTGCTTATGAGTATTCCAGAAAAGA ATGCATCAAAAGAGTAAAGAAGAATGCAGCAAAACCTTCGGATATCCTTCTTTTGATGAAGCAGCCTGTTGGGCGAACCCGAACTGCAGTGCGTGCTGCTGATTACATGAATAATGCTGTAAATTTTATCAGGGCTTCTTTGGGAAAACATCACAAATGCTCCATCAATGCTACAG ATATAATCTCTGAGGAGGATTTGCAGGTAATTTCTGATCTCTCGGGATGTACTGGCGAACGACGTCTCCCTTCTTGTAAGACGATACCAAATTTAGACAGGTTTCGTACGATAACCGGCGTCTGCAACAACAG GAAAAACACTCTCTATGGATCCGCCAACATACCTTTAACCCGCTGGCTTCTGCCCGAGTACCAGGATAAGATCTCTCTCCCCAGAGGTTGGGATCCAGAGAGGAGAGTCAAAGGAGAGTTGCTTCCTTTG gttcGGGAAGTGTCCAATCAAATTATTCGCACAGCAAACGATGACATAGAAAATGACCCACACTTCAATTTTCTCTTGACAATCTTTGCACAATGGATTGACCATGACTTGACCCTCACTCCTCACTCTCCTGTCATTCGCTCGTACGGTAACAGCATTGACTGTGAAACAAGCTGTGATCGCACAGAGCCCTGCTTCCCCATCCCG ATTCCCAGTAATGACCCTCGCTTTGGCCGAAACTCAGACGAGTGCATCCCCTTCTTTCGTTCTGCACCAGCTTGTGGTTCTGACAACACAGGCCACGTTTTTGACGGGATCACAGTCCGTCAGCAGATGAACGCTCTCACAGCATTCATTGATGCAAGCCAGGTGTACGGTTCAGTCGATGTCAAAGCCCGCTCCCTCCGGGACCTCACTTCAGATAAGGGTTTGTTGAAGGTCAATGATAAGTACAATGACAACGGCCGTGAGTTTCTGCCCTTCTCCCCCATGGATGCTAACATGTGTGCCACACGAGTTGCCATTACAAATATCAGTAATGCCAAGGAGGTTCCCTGCTTTTTTGCTG GTGACGAACGAGTGGATGAGAACATTGCTTTAACCTCTTTGCACACACTGTTTCTGCGTGAACACAACCGACTGGCTCATGCTTTGGCACGACTCAATCCTCACTGGGATGGAGAGAGACTCTACCAGGAAGCACGCAAGATCATGGGAGCGTACTTCCAG GTTATCATATTCAGAGACTTCTTACCACCAATTGTTGGCCCAGAAATCTTTGCCACAAAGTTGGCCACTTACCCCGGTTATGATGAAAACGTGGATGCCAGCATCTCTAATGTGTTCGCCACGGCTGCCTTCCGATTTGCTCACCTAATGATTCAGCCGTTCATATTTCGTCTGAATGAGCAATATAATGAAGATCCCAATTTCCCTACTATCTTGCTTCATAGAGCTTTCTTCACACCGTGGAGAGCCATATTTGAAG ATGGTGTGGATCCAGTGCTGAGGGGCTTGTTGGTCCGTCAGGCTAAGCTGAACACACAGGACCAGATGATGCACGATGAGCTGAGGGATAGACTGTTTGAATTTACTTCTGAAACAGCACTAGATCTGGCTTCCCTAAACATACAGAGGGGCAGAGACCAtggaatccctg GCTACAGGAAATGGCGCAAGTTCTGTGGCCTATCACAGCCAAGCAACTTTAAACAGCTGAAAAAAGTGCTAAACAATGGACATCTGGCCCGTCGCCTGCTGGACTTTTATGGCACTCCTACCAACATTGATGTGTGGCTGGGTGGAATGGCTGAGCCTTTCGTTCCTGGTGGACGAGTGGGACCCCTGTTTGCTTGCATTATTACCACTCAGTTCCAGATGATCCGTGATGGAGACAG ACTTTGGTGGGAGAATCCAGGAGTTTTCACTGAGGATCAGAGGAACTCCCTGAAGGAAACTTCGCTTGCACGACTCATCTGTGACAACACAGGGATCACTAAAGTGCCGTTAGATCCCTTTAAACACAGTGACCCCTCAACTTTCACTGACTGTAATAGGATCCCTGCCTTTGACCTCAGTCCATGGGAGGAAGATTATCGTAGGAGGAGGTAG